The genomic DNA AATCATGGGGTTCATGCTGAAATCATTGTGGCGTTATCAAAAATTGGTGTCATTTTTGTTCCGATCAACTATCGGCTAGTTGGCCCGGAAATCGACTACATTATCCGGCATTCCGATAGTCGGGGAATCATCTTGACTGCGGAATATGCAGATGATGTAGGGGCTTTGCTTACAGACCTTCCGCAGCTAGATACAGTGATTGTTGTAGGGGAAACTGCTCTCGAAAAGACACTTGATTATGAAAAATTGTTAGAACAAGCGTCTACTTCAGAACCGAAAATGGAAGTCACTGAAGCAGACACATTTTACATAGGCTATACATCAGGGACGACTGGAAAACCTAAAGGCGTCGTCATTTCCCACAAATCGCGTGTGGTAACAAGTATGGCTGCCGCCTTTGAATATAAAATCGATGATAATGATGTGCACCTTGTTGGAGGACCCATCTATCACGCTGCGCCATTGATTTTCCTTGTGACGCAACTCATTGTAGGAGGCACCATTGTCATTCATGAAACATTCAAACCCGACAAAGTGCTCAAAGACATTGAGCGTTATCAAATCACCAACATGTTTCTTGCACCAACCATGTATAATTTCCTCGTAAATATCGAGACAAAAGTGAAACAACAGTTTGATATCTCTTCGATGCGAGTACTGATATCAGCGGGATCACCGCTTGCAACAAAGTCTAAAGAGGATATTCAAGATTTCTTTACAAATGTCGACTTACATGAATTCTACGGCTCAACTGAAAGTGCAATTACGCTCAACATCAAGCCACGTGATATTAATCGCAAAGATCGTAGCGTTGGACTTCCGTTCCCGCTGGTGGAATGCTTACTATTAGACGAAAACAAAGAAGTGGTTCCACAAGGAGAAATTGGCGAACTTTATTTTAAAGGGCCCTATTTGTTAGACACCTATTATAAAAACCCAGAAGAGACAGCAAAATGTTTCCATAATGGCTATTTTTCCGTTGGCGATATGGGGGTACAAGATGCTGAAGGGTTTTATTCAATTGTTGACCGAAAAAAAGATATGCTTATTAGCGGGGGCGTAAATATCTATCCACGTGATATTGAAGAAGTGCTTTATACGCACCCGAACATATTGGATGTGGCTGTCATTGGCGTTCCCGATCCCGTATGGGGTGAATCTGTCAAAGCCATCGTAGTTCTGCGCGACAACGAAAATCTAACGGAAAAAGAAGTCATACAGTTTTGCGAAGGTAAAATAGCGGGCTATAAAAAACCGAGATCCGTTAGTTTCCTAGCAGAATTACCTCGCAATCCGTCAGGGAAAATTCTAAAAAATGAATTGCGCAATCACTATTGGGAAAATACAGAAAGTAAAATATAATGCAATCAGAAAGGAATTATGGACAAAACGCCATAATTCCTTTTTATACTGTCATATTTTTGTCATCTAGCAAAACATTACCTCTATATGCGAGCCTCTTTGCAATTCTCAAATTCAGTAGCCATCCTTATTCATCAGGTCTTTCTTGACGCCCGACATGATTCTTGTTATCCTATGTCCGCGTTCTATTCTGGATGGGACAATCACTATGAATTTACTGGATGCCATCCTACTTGTCGGAGGTACTACTTGAAAAAATTTGTTTACCTAATCATCATTGGGCTTTGTTTTGTCGCCTCGCTTGTATTTGTTCACCACAACTATACATTCTATGAGCGCCCTATCGCCAAAGTCATGGAAGTGGAATCAGGAGATCCCACAGCAATTCTTGACATGCACCAAAATAAGGACCAGCTATTTACGCAACAGATCATTGCCGAATTAAAAAATGGCGATCATAAAGGACAGCGCATTTATTTAACAAATCAGTATTCTAAGTCCGGCGCTTACGACCAAGCCTACCGTGTGGGCGATGCACTCTTCGTTTTCATCGATTCAGAAAGCGAAAAAAGTTCCAACATCACCGGAACGATTGAAGACGTCAAACGTGATCAGCATTTAATGATTGTGACATGGATTTTCATCTTCATTTTACTACTCATTGGAAAAAAGCAAGGGCTATTCGCGATTATTAGTTTAGCTGTCAATGCTCTTTTATTAGCATTCGCATTAGATATTTATGTAAAGAATCCAAGTGTCAATTTACTAGTTATATGTGGAATATGTGCGATTTTATTTACCGTTTTTTCGCTATTACTCGTGAATGGTTTTAATGAAAAAACGTATGCAGCGATTATTGCGACACTGCTCGGGACGGTTAGCTCGTTACTCATCACCTATGTCGTCATGCGCATCACTTCTGAAAATGGTCTACAGTACGAAGAAATGCAATTTCTAACGCGCCCTTACAAACTCGTGTTTATCGCAGGTTTATTCATCGGCTCTTTAGGCGCTGTCATGGATGTCGCCATTACGATGTCTTCTTCTATTTTTGGCTTATACGAAAAAGATCACACGATTTCCGTAGCAGCCCTCAAAAAGTCCGGATTGGAAATCGGAAAAGACATTATGGGCACGATGACGGGCATTTTGTTTTTCGCCTATTTGAGCGGTTCCATTCCGATGCTCATTCTGTATTTGAAAAATGCTTCTACATTGGGGTTTTCTCTTTCCATCAATCTTTCGTTGGAATTAGCGCGAGCCCTAGCTGGCGGTATCGGCATTGTATTAACGATTCCCATCGGTCTGTATACGACGATTTATTTCGTTAATCGAAAGAGGGGTACACGATGAATGTTTTAGTGTGGCTAGCAGCCATTTTATTACTCTTGATGGTAGTCGTTGGTGGGAGGCAAGGCGCACGGTCCTTTATTTCGCTGCTGTTAAACTTCGGCGTGCTTCTGCTCACCATCATTTTTATGACAGACCCAACTGCCAACCCCATTATTTTGACGATGGTTGGCAGTACAATCATTAGCTGCATCAGTCTATTTTATATTAATGAAGTAAATGTCAAAACCAAAACGGCATTCCTATCTACGATGATTACGATCGTGATTTTACTGTTTTTCATCGAATTTGTCACAAAGGGTGCGATGATTCAAGGATTTCATGAGGAAGAGATGGATGAACTTACGATGTTCTCCCTGCATATTGGCGTAGATTTTGTTAAAATCGCCACGTCGATGGTCATTATGAGTACAATCGGTGCCATCATTGATATTGCGATTTCCATCACCTCCCCAATGAGTGAAATCTTTCATCACCATCCCTCCATGAGTCGGAAGGAGTTATTCACCTCTGGGTTAAGTATTGGAAGAGATATTTTAGGCTCGAATACCAATACGTTATTTTTCGCCTTCTTTGGCGGCTACATGGGATTGCTCATTTGGTTTAAAGACCTTAACTATTCGATTGGTAAAGTGATCAATTCCAAGGTATTTAGCGTTGAGATGGTCACAATCCTTTGTGCTGGAATCGGCATTGCCTTAGTTGTTCCCATTGCTTCTTGGATTAGTGCTTATTTCCTGGTAAAGACGCGGGAAAAAATTGAACAAGAATGAGTTTTCCATATAGGACTAGCATTACACGACAAACGCATCTACCCGGGTTACCAAACTCAAAGGTGGATGCGTTTTTTTCGTGTAGACTACGTTCAACTGATAACGCAAGTCCATTTGATGAAAAGAGTCACTACAATCTCAGATACACTCTTTAAAAAATCAGTTCGAATGACTTCATGAACAAGTTTAAATAACAAACAAGACTTGTGTGCTGTTTAGAAATATCCGAAAACCCGGCTCCCTATCTCCTCGTATCCTACGGATTAATCCTTTTCATTTATCTTGTATGGGAGACATTCTTTCCCCCGCCTAATGCTTGCTGTACCATCTATTGTAGTATAAGGCGGCATTTCAGGAAGAACATTCATGATTAACAGCCTAATCGTATGGTTTTTATAAAATAATTCATCGAATGAAGGTGTCAGATGGGGAGTTGTCTGTTCATAGATTCTTTGTTGGAATTCATGTATGTCCACATCAAATGGAACTCCTATTAAAACCCGATCCAGCCCTCGTACTCTGTCGGCTACGCCAAAAACAACACTCCCCCCACCGCCGTTCGCCATGCAAACCGCATATTTAATCATTTTTTTCACATTATCTTCTCGACATCGATCATTCCATTGTTTGAAATCCAAATCTTGTGCCTCAAAATCATCTGCAATATGATGCTCCAATTTTTGAATGATGTCCATTATTTCACTTTTACTTTTCATGAAAATATCCTCCCTTTCAATCAAAGATGATCTATATGATAGAGAAATAAGTTCAATACAAAAAGGGCAGTCCCACATCGCAAATTTACTTGCAGAAACTACCTTTATACTATCTATATGTACGATTGAATAGTCGGTGCCTGTGGACTACACTGACTGCTATTTGCTACATGTCAAAAACCCCTCACCAGTTATACACCAGCAAGGGATTACTCATAATTTGATATTCAAATTTACGCTACAAAAGAAAGTCGTGCATTTTTCGGGAAACGAGCTAAGGTTTGTTGTGCTTCACCTTGATCAGCAAACTCAAAAATTCGGACGAACTGTTGTTCAAATACTGTAACTACCCACATTTCGCATTCTCCTTTTCGCTTTCCATTTTGTTTATAACAATACTATACAACATTTTATAGCAAGGAAAAGCAAATTGTGAAACCATTCACAATTCATACAAATTCAAAACGCTTACATATGGATATTATGTGACAATATAGATTTTTAGGTATCCCCAAAAGTAGACTGAAGATCATTTCAGCACCAGCTACTTAATCATCTCCATCACTCTTATATTCCAAAAGATCGCCTGGCTGACAGTCTAACGCCTTACAAATCGCTTCTAAAGTGGATAATCGAACTGCTTTTGCTTTGCCATTTTTCAATATGGACAGGTTCGCCATCGTGATACCCACCCTCTCCGACAGTTCCGTTACACTCATTTTCCTTTTCGCCAACATCACATCAATATTAATAATGATCGCCATTGTTTTCACCTCAGACTGTTAAATCATTTTCTGATTTTATATGAATTGCTTCTTGTAAAAGTTTCTGCAAAACAGCCGCAAAGACGGCAATTACGAGGGAAGCAAAAATAAGCACTAAGCCGATGACGATAATACCTGGCGCGTCGTCTGCCTCCGCTATAAGATAAAAGAGTGGCATGCCTACCGCATACAATAGACTGATTGCAATGGCACAGTATTTGATGACTTTTAACGCCTTGACAGATAAATCCGAGAAAGCATGATTGTTATCAATATAGCTTAACAGCTTAAACGCTTGGTACAGCGCGAAGTAAAAAGGTATTGCCGCTGCATACATATCGAATAACACAAGATATTTCACAGAAGCCATATCTGGATACAATTCTACTGCAAAATTTGCAATCTCCGGGACTAAAAATATACACAAAGCAAGCACCGGGATTCCAATCAGAATCACAGCGATTTTTAAAAATAATGTTGTTCCTCGTTTCATCACAAGCACCTCACTGATTGATTGTTTATTTTTTTCTTAAAAACCCTTATATCGTTAACGCATTTTCTACCTGTCGATCAAGTGCTTCTTGTAACAGCTTTTGAAGGAGTGTCGCAAAAGCTACAATGATGCTTGAAGCCAAGGTGCCAATTAGCCCCAACATGATAATGCCCGTTCGATCCTCATCCATAAAGAAAGCAACAAATACGACCCCTAATACAATAATGATACTCACTGTGATTACGCAGTATTGGATCACCTTCAAAGCATGAACAGCTAATTCTGAGAAAGCCTTGTTCGTATCTATGTAAGTTAACAGTTTAACGGTTTGATATAACGCAATAAAAAATGGAATCGCTAATGCATAAGAACAGATTAAAAAGGGAACTTGCAAATACGCAGTTTCCGGATTTGCCGCCGCATCTCTACTCGCTACCCCAGGTAACCCAAATAGACAGAAGGCAAGCACTGGTATCCCAATCAGAAAAACAACTCCCTTCAAGAAAAATATTGAATGTAGTTTACGTTTCATAAAATCACCTCACGGATTCAATGTTAGTTAGATTTTAGCACTTCATTTATCGTTTTACAATAAATAATTATTCATTATCAACGTTTATTTGTCGATATCATTCCATTCCCATCTAAAAAAACACCTCCTGAACCATTTTCAGGAGGTGCTCCATTATGCTGTGTCTACATCTGTTCTCATCGTTCTTTCAAGCGCGTGGTGTCCTTCAATTGTTGAATCGTCTGCGCCCCAACGCAATCGTCTTAGCATCCGTCAGAACTTGGCACTCATAAGTAGTGTTAAACGAATGTTACTTTATCCTCAATCGCGATGCGTGTTGTCTGATAAGCTGGTGCATTTTCTTTGCCTATTGTAATCAGGACAATCGGGAAAAAGCGGTCAGATACGTTGAAGCGCTCTGCGAACTTGACTTTGTCGAAGCCGCCCATTGGTCCAGTAGCATAACCCCGTTCCTTGGCGAGTAGCATAAATTGCATCGCGGCCAGCCCAGAGTCGAAAGTTGCTAAGTTCTTTCGTGCCTCCTCAGGTGCATGTGGATAGGCTTTTCTAGCATTGCCGACGAGTACTTCTTTACTAGCGTCATCTATATACCCTGCCTCAGACATGCTGTCATACACCAGCTCGATATTTTCATGAAATTCTTTGTCTCCTAATACGGCAATGACAGCTGAAGCCGTTTCAATCTGCTCCTGATTGTAAGCAATCGCACGCAAATCTTTTCTCTCATCAGCATCTAAGAAAACGATAAATTCCCAAGGTTGCAAATTGCTTGTAGAAGGTGCCTGTGTTGCTTCCTCCAACATTTCCAGAATCTCTTCTTTCTTGATTTTATAGTTTGGATTATATTTCCTCACCGAACGCCGTTCTCGAATTACTGTAGAAATCGTATTAGACATTTAAATTCCCCCTATTATTTGAACTAATCTTTAGTAAGTACACTTCTAGCATACTTTTAGTAAGTACAATACGTCAAGTGTTTTGTGATATGGTATGATGAAGAAAAGTAGGAATTGAGGTTTTGCTGAATGAACAGGAATGCAAAAGAACATGCGCCAGGCAGTGAATCTTCGTGCAATGCTTACCGGCTCGCGATTGAATTTATAGGGAAACGATGGACGGGGATCATTATTTACCAGTTATTCGAAGGACCAAAACGCTACCACGAATTGCTTAATGCCATTGACGGAATTTCGGACAGGCTGTTGTCAGAGAGGTTAAAGGATTTAGAACAAGAAGGTTTACTGAGGAAGCATGTCCTCGCAGATGCCCCGAAAAAAGTGGCGTACGAACTGACTCCCCCCGGCTATGAATTTATAGAAGTATTCAAAGCGATTATGGACTGGGCTGAGAAAAAAGAAGCGTACTTGAAAGAGGGAATGTGATGTTCCTGTAAACGCCATCAATCTGGCTCCTTCAGCTGTCGTATCGATTACAACTTCACAGAAATCGTACGGAGAGCAAGTTGACCAATCTTCTTTCGTTGCGCCTGACGAATCCGATGTAAACATGATTGAAGTACCGACAGTAACAAGTGACAATCGGTATAAATCGGAAACGCTATACGTGACTGGTGGAAAGAGCTAGAAAGGACTTTGTACGTTTACTGAAGCCAGGGGATAGCTTTTAGGGGAATGATGAATAGGAACAAAAGTACAGGTTAAAGGCCAGCTTGGTATGCAAAAGGAAAAGTGTAAGAAAAAGCAATCTACAACATATCGTGGGTGTTGTCTATTTCATAGTGCTCATTTATACTTGATTTATGTAAAATAATATTTACCTATCAAACTGCAACCCGATTTTTCGGAATTGCCACGAGGAGGATATATGGAACTAGGAGCATTCTCTGTAAGTTTAAGTGTAAAAGACATTCATAAATCAAAATCATTTTACGAAGACCTCGGATTTCATGTCTTCGGGGGTGATATTACCCAGAATTGGCTTATTATGAAGAATGAAGGTAGCATAATTGGACTATTCCAAGGAATGTTTGATAAGAACATTCTGACTTTTAATCCAGGTTGGAATGAAAATGCTGAAAATCTTGATTCGTTTACGGATATTCGAGATCTTCAAAAGCATCTTAAAGAAAAAGGTATTAAAATGTTGACTGAAGCAGATGAATCAAGCGAAGGGCCTGCGAGTTTTACAATTGAAGATCCAGACGGTAATCCTATTCTTGTAGACCAACATGTCTAGAGAGTATAAGGTACCTTTTTAAAATTGATTAAAAGAGCAGACAAATGTTGTTGGATTTGTCTGCTCTTTGTTTGTAGGCGTAGGATAGGTGTGGACTATTTTATGCGAAGCTTAATAAGAAGCCCGATAGTCAAAAGAGGTACATAGATTCCTCTCAACTATAACCAAAGTAGGGATGTCATAAGCTACCCGTTTCAAAAAGTCTGTTATCATCTTTCCTGCAAACGCGGGGAGTCCTTCAATTCTGGAATCGTCTGCACCCCGATGCCAAACATCGCCATCCGCAGTTCCATTTCCCGAATTTGCATCACTTCAAGGACATCTTCTGGACTCTGGGTCGCTTCTTTTAAAATGGATCGACCAAATCCAACCAAATCGGCGCCTAACGCAATGGTCTTGGCACCATCCAATCCCGTTTGCATCCCACCGCTGGCAATTAGTGGGCAGTTATCCACCTTTTCACGGACCAACCTGATGGATTCCGCCGTCGGAATGCCCCATTCGCTAAATGCTTCGGCCGCAGCACGTAAAATCGGATCTTTTGCGCGGAACTTTTCCACCTGGCTCCAGGAAGTGCCTCCGGCTCCGGCAACATCGATAAACGCAACACCGGCCTCATATAACTTTTTAGCTGTCTCACCATCGATGCCCCACCCGACTTCCTTGACCCCAATTGGCACCTCCAACGTGTTGCACAGTTGCTCAATCTTTTGTAATAACCCTTTAAAATTCGTATCTCCCTTTTCCTGAATCACTTCCTGAATACTATTCAAATGCAGGACAAGCATATCCGCGTCCGTCATCTCGATAATTTTCCTGCATTCCTCCACGCCATATCCATAATTGAACTGTACTGCTCCCAAATTCGCTATGATAGGGACACTCGGTGCGTACTTCCTCATCAAGAAAGAATCGGCATGTCCATCGCTGTCAAGCAGTGCCCGCGTAGATCCGAGCGCAAGCGCCCAGCCCCTTTCTTCTGCTGCTACTGCCAAGTTTCGATTGATTGTCTCGGCAAGGGCTGTCCCACCCGTCATGGAACTGATAAGAAACGGCGTTTTACATGCAAAATCGAGAAATGTTGTTTCAATAGAAATTTCATCAAAAGCAATTTCAGGAAGCGCATTATGAATAAACGTAAACGATTCCAGTCCCGTGGAAATCGACTCCCCCGTAACCTTTTCATTCAACGTAATTTGAATATGTTCCGATTTTCTTTGTTCGATTGAATTGGCCACTGCCAACACCTGCCCTTATCCTCAATATTCTCATCGATTTCGCTGTCGTTCTACGTTGCAGACGGCAGATTGCCAACTATGGAATTAATGGAGTTGCACTTCCTCCACAGTCTGTTCAACTTCTGCACGCGTCATCTTTTCCCGTCCCTCTTTCATCGCTTTTAACGTTTTATGAGCTAAGGCAAGCGGCAGACGGCAGAATAATAAAATACTTTTCT from Sporosarcina sp. FSL K6-1522 includes the following:
- a CDS encoding ATP-binding protein; amino-acid sequence: MKSKSEIMDIIQKLEHHIADDFEAQDLDFKQWNDRCREDNVKKMIKYAVCMANGGGGSVVFGVADRVRGLDRVLIGVPFDVDIHEFQQRIYEQTTPHLTPSFDELFYKNHTIRLLIMNVLPEMPPYTTIDGTASIRRGKECLPYKINEKD
- a CDS encoding DUF2975 domain-containing protein, with protein sequence MKRGTTLFLKIAVILIGIPVLALCIFLVPEIANFAVELYPDMASVKYLVLFDMYAAAIPFYFALYQAFKLLSYIDNNHAFSDLSVKALKVIKYCAIAISLLYAVGMPLFYLIAEADDAPGIIVIGLVLIFASLVIAVFAAVLQKLLQEAIHIKSENDLTV
- a CDS encoding YibE/F family protein, with product MKKFVYLIIIGLCFVASLVFVHHNYTFYERPIAKVMEVESGDPTAILDMHQNKDQLFTQQIIAELKNGDHKGQRIYLTNQYSKSGAYDQAYRVGDALFVFIDSESEKSSNITGTIEDVKRDQHLMIVTWIFIFILLLIGKKQGLFAIISLAVNALLLAFALDIYVKNPSVNLLVICGICAILFTVFSLLLVNGFNEKTYAAIIATLLGTVSSLLITYVVMRITSENGLQYEEMQFLTRPYKLVFIAGLFIGSLGAVMDVAITMSSSIFGLYEKDHTISVAALKKSGLEIGKDIMGTMTGILFFAYLSGSIPMLILYLKNASTLGFSLSINLSLELARALAGGIGIVLTIPIGLYTTIYFVNRKRGTR
- a CDS encoding VOC family protein, whose translation is MELGAFSVSLSVKDIHKSKSFYEDLGFHVFGGDITQNWLIMKNEGSIIGLFQGMFDKNILTFNPGWNENAENLDSFTDIRDLQKHLKEKGIKMLTEADESSEGPASFTIEDPDGNPILVDQHV
- a CDS encoding helix-turn-helix transcriptional regulator; protein product: MAIIINIDVMLAKRKMSVTELSERVGITMANLSILKNGKAKAVRLSTLEAICKALDCQPGDLLEYKSDGDD
- a CDS encoding DUF2975 domain-containing protein, which translates into the protein MKRKLHSIFFLKGVVFLIGIPVLAFCLFGLPGVASRDAAANPETAYLQVPFLICSYALAIPFFIALYQTVKLLTYIDTNKAFSELAVHALKVIQYCVITVSIIIVLGVVFVAFFMDEDRTGIIMLGLIGTLASSIIVAFATLLQKLLQEALDRQVENALTI
- a CDS encoding long-chain-fatty-acid--CoA ligase; translation: MTIGNIIRQNALKYKNKPAVMFQNTQLTYDELNNRANRLANALLNRGYQKGDKVAVFMKNHGVHAEIIVALSKIGVIFVPINYRLVGPEIDYIIRHSDSRGIILTAEYADDVGALLTDLPQLDTVIVVGETALEKTLDYEKLLEQASTSEPKMEVTEADTFYIGYTSGTTGKPKGVVISHKSRVVTSMAAAFEYKIDDNDVHLVGGPIYHAAPLIFLVTQLIVGGTIVIHETFKPDKVLKDIERYQITNMFLAPTMYNFLVNIETKVKQQFDISSMRVLISAGSPLATKSKEDIQDFFTNVDLHEFYGSTESAITLNIKPRDINRKDRSVGLPFPLVECLLLDENKEVVPQGEIGELYFKGPYLLDTYYKNPEETAKCFHNGYFSVGDMGVQDAEGFYSIVDRKKDMLISGGVNIYPRDIEEVLYTHPNILDVAVIGVPDPVWGESVKAIVVLRDNENLTEKEVIQFCEGKIAGYKKPRSVSFLAELPRNPSGKILKNELRNHYWENTESKI
- a CDS encoding YibE/F family protein, giving the protein MNVLVWLAAILLLLMVVVGGRQGARSFISLLLNFGVLLLTIIFMTDPTANPIILTMVGSTIISCISLFYINEVNVKTKTAFLSTMITIVILLFFIEFVTKGAMIQGFHEEEMDELTMFSLHIGVDFVKIATSMVIMSTIGAIIDIAISITSPMSEIFHHHPSMSRKELFTSGLSIGRDILGSNTNTLFFAFFGGYMGLLIWFKDLNYSIGKVINSKVFSVEMVTILCAGIGIALVVPIASWISAYFLVKTREKIEQE
- a CDS encoding nitroreductase family protein, with the protein product MSNTISTVIRERRSVRKYNPNYKIKKEEILEMLEEATQAPSTSNLQPWEFIVFLDADERKDLRAIAYNQEQIETASAVIAVLGDKEFHENIELVYDSMSEAGYIDDASKEVLVGNARKAYPHAPEEARKNLATFDSGLAAMQFMLLAKERGYATGPMGGFDKVKFAERFNVSDRFFPIVLITIGKENAPAYQTTRIAIEDKVTFV
- the fni gene encoding type 2 isopentenyl-diphosphate Delta-isomerase, with product MANSIEQRKSEHIQITLNEKVTGESISTGLESFTFIHNALPEIAFDEISIETTFLDFACKTPFLISSMTGGTALAETINRNLAVAAEERGWALALGSTRALLDSDGHADSFLMRKYAPSVPIIANLGAVQFNYGYGVEECRKIIEMTDADMLVLHLNSIQEVIQEKGDTNFKGLLQKIEQLCNTLEVPIGVKEVGWGIDGETAKKLYEAGVAFIDVAGAGGTSWSQVEKFRAKDPILRAAAEAFSEWGIPTAESIRLVREKVDNCPLIASGGMQTGLDGAKTIALGADLVGFGRSILKEATQSPEDVLEVMQIREMELRMAMFGIGVQTIPELKDSPRLQER
- a CDS encoding helix-turn-helix domain-containing protein, which produces MNRNAKEHAPGSESSCNAYRLAIEFIGKRWTGIIIYQLFEGPKRYHELLNAIDGISDRLLSERLKDLEQEGLLRKHVLADAPKKVAYELTPPGYEFIEVFKAIMDWAEKKEAYLKEGM